One Salmo salar chromosome ssa01, Ssal_v3.1, whole genome shotgun sequence DNA window includes the following coding sequences:
- the LOC123723731 gene encoding crustapain → MASERQDVDKEFEEWKEEHGKKYKSKEEEAKRKKIWLECRTRVIEHNKKYDSGESTFECGLNQMSDLEHHEICCGGRRSCRDEKNDS, encoded by the exons ATGGCAAGTGAACGTCAAGATGTGGACAAAGAGTTTGAAGAGTGGAAAGAAGAACATG GGAAGAAGTACAAATCCAAGGAGGAGGAAGCCAAGCGCAAGAAGATCTGGCTAGAGTGTAGGACCAGGGTCATAGAACACAACAAGAAATATGACAGTGGAGAGTCAACCTTCGAATGTGGCTTGAACCAAATGTCTGACTTG GAACATCATGAGATCTGCTGTGGTGGCAGGAGGAGCTGTCGGGACGAGAAGAATGATAGTTAG